A part of Mycobacteriales bacterium genomic DNA contains:
- a CDS encoding manganese catalase family protein, translating into AANPALAAVIGGMNPQHAIVSGGGALPANSQGIPWQAGYIVASGNLLADFRSNVHAEAQGRLQTSRLYTMTDDPGVKAMLQFNLARDTFHQQQWLLGIEQLKADGLALDIENSNREDENKEHDHTFWNFSEGEESTQGLWATGTTVHGQQIEYVAEPVGIGGDEGTPPPPDPRLYATYDGSLGKGKPGTAPGALAQGAKNVVEKAKDALS; encoded by the coding sequence CGCGGCCAACCCGGCGCTGGCCGCGGTGATCGGCGGGATGAACCCGCAGCACGCGATCGTCTCCGGCGGCGGTGCGCTGCCGGCCAACAGCCAGGGCATCCCGTGGCAGGCCGGCTACATCGTGGCCAGCGGCAACCTGCTGGCCGACTTCCGCTCCAACGTGCACGCCGAGGCCCAGGGCCGGCTGCAGACCAGCCGCCTCTACACCATGACCGACGACCCGGGCGTCAAGGCGATGCTGCAGTTCAACCTGGCCCGCGACACCTTCCACCAGCAGCAGTGGCTGCTCGGCATCGAGCAGCTCAAGGCCGACGGCCTCGCGCTCGACATCGAGAACTCCAACCGCGAGGACGAGAACAAGGAGCACGACCACACCTTCTGGAACTTCTCCGAAGGCGAGGAGTCGACCCAGGGCCTGTGGGCGACCGGCACGACCGTGCACGGCCAGCAGATCGAGTACGTCGCCGAGCCGGTCGGCATCGGCGGCGACGAGGGCACCCCGCCGCCGCCGGACCCGAGGCTCTACGCCACCTACGACGGCAGCCTCGGCAAGGGCAAGCCCGGGACCGCGCCCGGCGCGCTCGCCCAAGGCGCGAAGAACGTGGTCGAGAAGGCCAAGGACGCGCTGAGCTGA